A segment of the Capricornis sumatraensis isolate serow.1 chromosome 8, serow.2, whole genome shotgun sequence genome:
TGATGCTGGTAGATAGTTCTGAGTACTATGCTGGCAGGACTTCTTGTTGTAGGGTCATAAACTAGAAGACTCTGTTGTAATGATTTTGAGTCATTGGTCCTGACTTCTGTTGAAGGggattcagttcagccactcagtcgttaTCTGACTTTTGTGaactcatgaaccacagcacgccaggcctccctgtccatcaccaatgcccagagtccacccaaacccatgtctattgagtcggtgatgccatccaaccatctcatcttctgtcgtccccttctactcctgccctcaatctttcccagcataagggtcttttccaatgagtcaacacttcacatagGATGGAccaagtgttggagtttcagctttagcatcattccttccaaagaaatcccagggctgatctccttcaggatggactggttggatctacttgcagtccaagggactctcaagagtcttctccaacaccacagttcaaaagcatcaattctttggtgctcagctttctgcacagtccaactctcacatccatacatgaccactgggaaaaccatagccttgactagagggaccttagtcagcaaagtaatgtctctgcttttaaacatgttgtctaggttggtcataactttccttccaaggagtaagcgtcttttaatttcatggttgcagtcaccatctgcagtgattttggagcccagaaaagtaaagtcagccactgttttcactgttttcccatctatttgcaattaggtgatggaactggatgctatgatcttggttttctgaatgttgagctttaagccaactttttcactctcctctttcactttcaccaagaggctttttagttcctcttcactttctgccataatggtggtgtcatctgcatatctgagatgattgatatttctcccagcaatcttgattccagcttgtgcttcatgcagcccagcatttctcatgatgtactctgcatataagttaaataagcagggtgacaatatacagccatgacgtactccttttcctatttggaaccagtctgttttttcacgtccagttctaactgttgcttcctgacctgtacacaggtttctcaagaggcaagtcaggtggtctggtattcccatctctttcagaattttccagtttgttgtgatccacacagtcaaaggctttggcatagtgaataaagcagaaagatatgtttttctggaactctcttgcttttttgatgatccagcaaatgttggcgatttgatctttggttgctctgccttttctaaaaccagcttgaacatcgaaaagttcacggttcacatactgttgaagcctggcttggaaaatgttaagcattactttactatcatgtgagatgagtgctattgtgtggtagtttgaacattcttttggattgcctttctttgggactggaatgaaaactgacattttccagtcctgtggccactgccaggttttccaaatttgctggcatattgagtccagcactttcacagcatcttctttcaggatttgaaacagctcaactggaattccatcacctccactagttttgttcatagtgacgcttcccaaggcccacttgacttcacattccaggatgtctggctctaggtgagtgaagtCAGTGGGCCCCTGCAAATATTGGTTGATGTGAATGGTGACTTATAATCTGAGTATTGATGCTAAGAGTCAGATGAAGAACAGATAACGCTAATGATCTCCCATTAGGATTATATCCCACAAGTATCAACTCTTGGGAAAAGTTACAATTAGCAATTCCCTTTTCTCCCATTGACTCTCACgtatttacttcagttcagttcagtcgctcagtctagTATCATATTATTgtaatttattgtttttgttagaTTATAGGTTGGAAGCAAGCCTGGGATAGATGTTATTAGAAATCTGGTGAATTTCACGTCAAGCTCTATAAGAATTCAAAGTTTAGGGAATTTTTAAGACCTGCATTAAAGGAACCCTCTAAAGTGATTTTACAcaagagataaataaaaaatcagaaaaaatatctTTGTGTGCAATATTTGattgatattttttttctcattgaccTATATAAACTGTATTTAGACCCCATGATGTATTTATAGAACAGTAGTACTTAAAAAATTGTAACATATAGGCTGCAGGAAGCTTTCAACTGGTTATTGTCATAACGCCAGGAAAATTTCCTTCTAGGTACAGTAAGTTAATGACTTTATCTAActctataaataaaagaaatattgaggAATCACATAGAAATCTGTCACCTAATGTGAAAAAATTTACTGATGTGTTTTGCTTAATGTACAGAGTAATAAAGAAATCATGTTCTGGTTCAAGGTGGCAATCTAGGAAGATCCACAACTCTGAAATAATATAGGTtatcatattttctctttatcttgaaattaaattttttgaattataatttgcATGTGGTAAAATTCTACATACTAAGAATTTTCTCAGTGTCAATATAGGTGAAGTTCTATTTTAGTCTGGTTATGGGAAACCCTGGTAATCGAGGCTGGAGTAATCGAGTTCCAGAACCCACTGTATCTCCAGATTTGCTATGTTGACTCATCAGATAACaaatacacatattattttttaacacgTGTATGCTGCATGCTTAAAAACCAAGAGTTTTAGTTCAAGGATTTTGGGTTGTTGACTTTATTTAATGACTTAAAAAATCAGGTGTTCACAAGTTATCTTACCTGTATTGCGGCTTGATACTGAAGTTACTCAAGTTTATGCTTCTAAATTTTTGAATAGAAATAATTTAGGATGTTATCAGTTTTGTTGCAGATCTTTGAAGAACTATTCAAACAtaaatttaattgattttaacttttgaaagtcATATGTAGCTATTAGAGAAAGTAATGGATAATGACATTATGAGATATATATGGCTccctataaatatttttaaaaggaaatgagaaaattatCAAGGTCTTTCTAATGCCAGGAACTATCTCAGGTCCTGCAGATACAGGAGTGAAATACATGCATAGGGATAACCTTCATGAACATTACAGTACAGTGCATTTTGGACAATAAGCAGGCAAGTACACACTGAAAACAATAAATGGCATAGTAGGAGCATACAGGTTTGATCAATGTTACAAAGCATGAAGGGTTCTTAGCTCAGAAATTAAGCACTGGTAAGGATTTTGACGTAAGAGAACCATACATTCATACAGTGTAATAAGCAATGGCTAGACCTAAAATATCATGCACATGTCATGTCTGGTCACAAAAATATTcttctctcaagaattttcttcaGGGCAACATTGACATCTTTATTCCTGAGGCTGTAGATTAGGGGATTAAGCATGGGCACAATAATAGTATAAAACACAGAGGACACTTTCCCTTGGTCCATGGAGCTCACAGATGATGGCTGCAGGTACATAAATGCTGCAGATCCATAGAAAATAGTGACAGCTGAGATGTGGGAGCTGCATGTGCTGAAGGCTTTGGACCTGCCCTCCATGGAACGAATGTGGAGGATGCTGGAAATGATGAAGATGTAGGAGCTGAGGATGGTCAGGATGGGGGCAAAGATGTTAAGTGCACCAAAGCATAGAACCAGTAATTCGTTGACATAGGTGCTAGAGCAGGAGAGCTTTAGGAGAGGCAGAAGATCACAGAAATAATGGTTGATCACATCTAATTTGCAGAAATGAACCCTAAGCATGCAGCCTGTGTGAGAGCATGCACATGCCAATCCCATCATATACAGTCCCGAAATGAGGGAGAAACAGGCTTGATGTGACATGATGGAATTATACAGCAAGGGGCTACAGATGGCAACATAGCGGTCATATGCCATGGAAGCCAACATGTAGCACTCAGAGGCAGCAAAAAGGAGGAAGAAGTAAAGCTGAGTTATGCATTCAGGATAGGAGATGATGTTCTTCTCTATCACAAAGTTCACCAGCATTTTTGGGGTAATGACAGTGGACTGACAGAGGTCAATGAAGGACAAGCTACTGAGGAaatagtacatgggggtgtgcagGTGAGAACTGAGCCCAATCAGTGTGATCATGCCCAGGTTCCCCACCACCGTGACCACATAGATTCctaggaagaggaggaaaaggggcagcTGGAGTTGTGACTGTTCTGTTAGCCCAGCGAGGATAAACTCAGTCACTGaggagtgatttccttttgcCATTTTATCTGGGAAGTttctgaaggagagagagagtgaaagggACAGCTTTGACGGCATgccttttttatgttttgtttataaAGTTACCTCACATAGAAGGTTAACTGTTTGAATATTTCCTTGGTTTCTATGAAAAGTTTAAACTCTAGATAAGTTTTCTAAAcaacattttcttaataaaatgtttttacagCTTGACAGAAAATATATTAAGCTATTTCACTTACACATTTTTCAGCCATAATAGTGATCATGTTACCTACTTGAATGGCTATTCCTTAATTCAAACATTCACTTATCTTAAGCACTTTTTTTCCCAATTGAGGACCCAAATCTTAGAGGACCTATTAAAATGACAGAAACTGGTTGAGCATCAACCTGGAGTGAGCAAATCTCATGTAAGTGCAGAACCTTTTATTAACTAGAATTTAATTTctgtcagagaagaaaagagacacaTCAAAACagattttgtaattattttttctgataattATAAAACATGGGTTTCTATGTAAAAATCttcactttttaatgtttttttttttgaaataaaacagcACAAACAACATTCACTGTGAACTAGTCCACTGTTGGCATGTTTGCGGACTAAATGGTTTAAGAAAAGATGTATGAATTGTGCCTGTGAGTTAAAGTGCAAGTATCTGCATTCATCTACTGACTCATCAATTACTACTTGATAATCTTTGAACAGTAAAATAATCTCATTGTCTAATTAGAAAAGATTAGCAGTCTGAAAatggtaataataacaatagctgtttttattgttgttataccATGTTATTATTTGGAGAATAGAAGATAATTACACACTTCAAAATACAGAAAGAGCACTTATAATGgctaaactttttcttttccatctttcaTTAACTAAAAAGGTATTAAAACTAGTCATAAAATTAGGGGATATAGAATCAGAAATGCAGTCTCCTATTCTGTTAAGCAGTAAACAGATTATTATTACATATGggtagaaataaaatagaaaaattgttacttgaatacaaattaaaaagaaaaagatctaaaTTGTTCTACTTCAcagctaaataaaaataaaattgaagtgaATCTTAAATCTAGGCATAAAGATTAAACTGTTAAACTTTGTGAGAAAACACTAAAGAATATACAACATATTGGACTAGTCTAAGAATTTGTTAGAaagaacacacatacatactaacCAATATAACCAAATAATATAACCAATATAACCAAACAATATTGATAAATTCTTTTTATTCAAATTAAAAACTTCCTCAAAATACATTATTAGAATATTAAAAGCACTATGGACTGTTATTGAGAGTATGAAATATAATACTGAAATGATAATAATATGAAGACAATCAAACAAGGTAAAAATAAGAGTGTGAAACTATGTGAACAGATATATCACAGGTGAAGATAAAAGAATAATTAACAACATAAAAAGATACTGAAATCTTTATtcaccagagaaatgaaaataaaactaaaccatAATCAGAAACAACTGCACATCTAACATGTTAATGTCTGGCCTTCATGCCTATCTCCCTTCCTCCTTGAATCTGggttcatttaaaatatacatataccatCAGAAAATGACTCTCTTTCTAGATTCCAACCTATCTCAAGTCAGAGGAATTTTACAGTGAGGACAATATTTTAGTTTCTCAATATGAACATGAAAGAGACGCAACTTACCTTCACTTCACACAGCCAAGTGTCGCTGGCTCTCAGGATGTTGTTGTGGGTAAGATGGAGTTCTGTGGGCTGGTCACTTTTCAGTGAGATATAGAACATATCTGAACACAGAGTGTCTGTTAATTCAAGGACTCCCCAATATGGTTTGATCATCAGAGTCACCTAGAGAGCTTAAAGTATCTGCAAAAATAATGactgtaaaaatataaacatgattATAATTAAGAATAATATTTCCTGAATCATTGTCCTTATACTCTTTTGCTCTGGGATGTTAGTATCTGCAGAAGATCAAGATAAACAATTTCAGCTTCTATTTCTTCTCCTAAAGATTACCTTTACAGCTCAAAATAATTCACAGACTCTTGGTACTTCCAAAGTTAACAACTTCAACATTTTATTGAAATTCCATTCTACTGCATAAGCAGTACCACTtcataaattttactttaatatttgatacttatattttaaaaatatcttttctttgtttcttttttatctttaaaaatgttctcaaaAGTTTTTATTCATCAGCTCTCCAAATTCTCTCAACTCATCTGGAGAAATTTTTATTACACATTTTATAACTTAACATCAGAATTAAGGATTCAGAATCTTTGAGGATTTTAGAAGATCTGAACTTTCAATAAAGTAATTTAGAACAAGTAAGCCAATAAACCTGCCAATGTAATCCTGATGATTAGCCAGGTTTGGGAACTACTGAATTAGAAGACACAAAGTCAGTGTAGTGGCATGTTTTAGGTGGAGAATTTgaaacattctgttgtttttttttttaactttttcttttgtcttttcatttttccctcctttcttctctttcctcctttctatCCTTCTTCtgctccttctttcttctttctcttctcaatAATTTAGCAAAAATTCATGAGACAGCATTTACCAAAAAGCAAGGTCTATTCTAGAGTGTGAAAACTACACACATAAAATTAAAGATGATATTCATCATAAAGTAACATAATATGCAAAAATTGGATGAAAACTCAGAGGGCCATGCAAATTTGCATAGATCTCCTAATGGATTCAGAGCTAGGGAACagaatattttggaatttttatttcaaaatgtcttCTGTTATTTATTAGTCCTGACACAATGTCCATAAGATCTACCTATGAGAGTCTGAATATTTCTTTGGAAACAAGTTATTATACTCTACTTACATAAGAATCAATTAAAGATAGAGATTTCCCTATCATATATAGATAGATTAGATATActagaaaaattaagaatttgatGTATATAGCAATGTCAATTAAGTAGCATGGCCACTTAAGCAGGGTTAAGTCTTTTGTCAAAATATGAGATGAGATcactaaacattaaaaatgacaaaatacttTTTACTGGCCTttcaatatttgaattttaaagggGATAGGAAGAAGTAAAGGTAGAAAAGAGAAGTTGGGGCTCAAACTCTCTctgtgaaatttttcttttctcagtgaaGCTTGAGCTTGAAgattgccagtcccttctggTGTAGTACACACTCTGTGGTCAACAAAACTGCTGAAGTTCCCACAACCTAGTCCCTGAGGAAGGACAATAACTGGAAATGTGAATAGAGACACTAAAAACACTTAAAACAAATAAACTGAAATTTAGCAAAGCAAAGAGTTGTTATGtttaaatttagattaaaaaaacccAATTCTTTGTATACTGGTTATAGCATTGGGTGCAATTCACCTGAAAAGAATAAGGTGTCAATTCATTATTAACTCAATAAAACCCACAAAGTAAGTGGCTGGTTAATAAATTAGTTTCAGATTACACTTGTAGAAACACAATATCTAGAGTATGGTCAGTAGTAACCCCAATAATATAGTTTTCTAACACTAgttccatggaattgcaaagccACAAATCATCATACGGGTTCGAAGGTCTTGGGTTCTTAACATATCTGAAGAGGGGATGAATCTACTTCCTCATGTGTTAAGTTGGTCACCACTGGTCGTATGCAGCCTGATCCTTAACCTGTCAATTCACATAATATTACCATTTTCTATGTGTGCAATTAGGTTAGGAAGCACTGTGCTAAACTTACATTATATCTGGAGTTTGGAGTTATAGAAATTCTTTTTAAGGCGAGACATCAACAAgagaaaaggcaaataaaaactGTGAAGAACTTAGAAAATATGTGAGGATAATGAAATACATAACAGAtcgatctatctatctatcttagCAGATATATCTCAAGGGAGATATagcctaaagaaaatcaactctgaatattcgttggaaggactgatgctgaagccaaaacatCAGTAGTTTGACCACCTGTgaagaagagctgattcattggaaaagaccccgatgctgggaaaggttgaaagcaaaaggagaagggattggaagaggatgagatggttagatagcagcaccaactcaatggatatgaatttgagtaagctccagagatagtgaaagacagggaaggctggcatactgcagtccatggggtcacaaagagctcgGCAGGACTTTTCAACTAAGCAATAACTTCTCAAGGGGATCTAAAGGGAAGGAAGACACTTTATGTATGACATTTGAAAGATcaaagaaaatcagttcagtctctcagtcgtgtccaactctttgtgaccccatgaactgcagcatgccaggcatccctgtccatcaccaaattccggagttcacccaaactcatgtccgttgaattggtggtgccatccagccatctcatcctctattgttcccttctcctcctgccctcaatctttcccagcatcagggtcttttcaaatgagtcagctctttgcataaggtggccaaagtattggagtttcagcttcagcatcagtccttccaatgaatacaccCTTCACTATATACAAgggaaatttttctaaaaattgggGTTCTTAGAAATGGCAATTCTCGATCATTGAATACACTTAACCATAAATCAGataatgaaccaccagggatgttaGGAAAAGGATTTTCTTCATGGCTTTTAAGACAAAGTATGGATATCTACACCACCTCTTGCCACTTTCCAGACTCAGTTTGTATCTGGCTCCTTTCAGTTTCAGGTTACATTCAAATTcacaacattttgtttttctagaaTAAGTCAAATTCTCTCAacttatctatatttttatttactcatgCTTTCATTATTTCACATGAAAAAAAGTAGTATTACCAACCCCATTATCTCTATTGtctgctattttttttcttttctaatctcaTTTACAATTAATGTCATCATGAAAACCTTCAATTCCTTGAAATTGGTTAGACTTTCTTACTACATGCTCAAGAATCTTCCATTTCTAAATAGCTTGTGTTCAGACTGAAGTTGGTCTATAAATCAGATGAACAAATGAGACTTATTCTCCTCTGGTCAGTAAGCAGCCTACATCTGGCACATCATAGCAAGTTAAAAATATGCTATGAATAAATTGATAATTATATGAATAACTGTTTTGTGGAATATTTGCCTAAATGCCAATGGTtattactttcataattaaagtctcaaaaaaagaatgtaaaatcaacacatcttttttcttctggaaaccaCAATGCCAAATCTCGTTGGAAACATGCTCTTAGGGAAGAATAGTACTAGTGTGAGTGTTGGGAGTGATAGGTATCCAGCATTCTGCTGTCTTTAGTGCTGAGAGGGCAGGGACAACCCTGGTCTCAGAGCCACTTTTGAAGCTGATCTGCATGACAGGTCAGCATCTCCAATTCTAAGTCTTCAGTGTGTTTGTTCAGCTTCAAGGTAGCAAACATCTGCACCTTCCTCAGTTCTCCCCTGAGTGGTTGTGATCACTGTGCTATGAAGGTGTGTCCTGGATTTAGCTATGCCAGCCAATAAATAACATGGAGTAAAATACTCTCCAAGGGTTtccatttctcaggagacaagctCTTGAAAAAGAAGCAATTGCAGTTAACATGTCCCAGTTGATCTGCCCCCAGATTTTTTCCTTCAAGAAGGATTGTTTGCCAATCCTGAACTCATCAGTTAGTGATAAAGATTTCTTCACAGGATCACCTGGGGACTTTCTTAAAATGCAGATCCTCATCCAGTGGTTTGGAGGAGTATTTGAGATTTTGAGATTCTGCATCTCTTACAAGCTCCTTGCCAATGCTACTGGTTCCCAGTCCACTCTGTGAATAAAAGGTTTTAGAGGATCATGACTCATCTTGACAAGTTGCATGCAtgagtgctgagtcacttcagtcgtgtctgactcttttgagattctatgaacggtagcctgccaggcttctctgtccccgggattcccCAGGAaatcatactggagtgggttgccatgccctcctccaggagatcttcctgacccagggattgaacctgcgtctcatatgtctcctgcattggcaggctggttctttaccactagcaccacctggaaaacctCCTGACAAGTTATCTTAATATTAATAAgacaacagattttaaaataatgaagtaaaCTGATTAAGCTTGTATAAGAATACATTTAATTCCTTTAATTGTAAATAGGAAATATAAATATTGATTCAAAAGTCAAATCTACATAAAATTGGATTTAAGTTTTCAGGTAAGAATTCAGAATATTTatgttatatttgttttttttttttgaggtcctcactattaaaaattctagttgctatatataaataaacattttattaggcatctttgtttcttattccttctattttcatattccttctattttttatttgtttgtatattttcattttttgttccaAAATCAGAAAATGGGAAATAATATAAGGTTTAACTTAATCAAAGTAAACTGGACACTCAA
Coding sequences within it:
- the LOC138084427 gene encoding olfactory receptor 8G1-like, encoding MSLDKMAKGNHSSVTEFILAGLTEQSQLQLPLFLLFLGIYVVTVVGNLGMITLIGLSSHLHTPMYYFLSSLSFIDLCQSTVITPKMLVNFVIEKNIISYPECITQLYFFLLFAASECYMLASMAYDRYVAICSPLLYNSIMSHQACFSLISGLYMMGLACACSHTGCMLRVHFCKLDVINHYFCDLLPLLKLSCSSTYVNELLVLCFGALNIFAPILTILSSYIFIISSILHIRSMEGRSKAFSTCSSHISAVTIFYGSAAFMYLQPSSVSSMDQGKVSSVFYTIIVPMLNPLIYSLRNKDVNVALKKILERRIFL